Within Candidatus Methylomirabilota bacterium, the genomic segment TCAAGCTGGACGGCGCGCGGACGGTTCCGTCGGTGTGCCCCTACTGCGCGGTGGGGTGCGGCCTACTCGTCCACGTCCGGGACGGCCGCATCCTCAACATCGAGGGCGACCCGGCTTCGCCCATCAACGAGGGCACCGTCTGCCCCAAGGGGGCCGCCGCCTTCCAGCTGGCGGTGAACCCGAACCGCCTGACGAAGCTCCTGTACCGCCCGCCGCGGGCCCGCGCGTGGGAGGAACGCCCGCTCGACTGGGCCATGGACCGCATCGCCCGGCTCGTGCGCGAGACGCGCGAGCGCACCTTCGTGCGCGAGTCGGGGGGGATGCCGGTCCACCGCACGACGGCCATCGCGTCGATCGGGGGCGCGGTCTTCGACAACGAGGAGAACTACCTTCTCGTGAAGCTCATGCGCGGCCTGGGACTCGTCGGGATCGAGAACCAGGCCCGGGTCTGACACAGCTCCACGGTGCCCGGTCTGGGCGCCTCGCTGGGACGCGGTGGGGCGACCACCTACATGCAGGACCTCGTCAACGCCGACGCCATCCTGATCATGGGCTCCAACATGGCCGAGGCGCACCCGGTGGCCTTCCGCTTCGTCATGATGGCGCGGGAGCGCGGCGCCGAGGTCATCCACGTGGATCCCCGCTTCACCCGCACGAGCGCCTGCGCGTCGTTCTACGCGCCCATCCGGCCGGGCACCGACATCGCCTTCCTGGGCGGGCTCATCCGGTACGTGCTGGAGCGCGGGCTCTTCCGGGAGTACGTCGAGGCATACACGAACGCGGGCTTCATGGTCCGCCAGGACGGCCAGCAGCTCGAGCGCGGCCCCGACGGCCGGCCGGTGCGGGTGGGGGTGGACCACCCCGAGAGCGTGCTCTCGGTGCTGCGCCGCCACTACGCGGGCTACACGCCCGAGCGCGTGAGCGAGGTGTGCGGGACACCGGTCGCCGACTTCCTGCGCGTGGCCGAGGCGCTCGTACGCGCGAGCGGCCGCGAGCGCACGGCGTGCATCTGCTACGCGGTGGGCTGGACGCAGCATACCTACGGTGTTCAGAACATCCGGGCAGCGGCCATCCTGCAGCTTCTGCTCGGCAACGTCGGCCGCCCCGGCGGCGGCATCCTGGCGCTGCGCGGTCACGCCAACATCCAGGGCGCGACGGACCTCGCCTCCCTCTACCATGTGCTTCCGGGCTACCTCCCGGCGCCGCGGGAGGCGCCCGAGCACGCGACCCAGGCGGCCTATCTTGCGCGGGAGACCAAGCGCGCGGGGCTGTGGAGCGGCCTGCCGCGCTACCTCGCCTCGCTCCTCACCGCCTGGTACGGCCGCCCGGACGCCTACGACCTCCTGCCCAAGTCGGACCGCGACCGCTCCTTCCAGGCGATCCTGGAGGCCATGGACGCGGGGGAGGTGAAGGGCTGCCTCGTCATCGGCCAGAACCCGGCCGCGGGCGCGCCCAACGCCGCCTTCGCCCGGGGCGCGCTGCGGAAGCTCGAGTGGCTCGTCATCCGGGACTATTACGAGCTGGAGACCGCCGCGGTCTGGAAAGAGGAGGGCGGCGGGACGCCCGAGGAGTGCGCCACCGAGGTGTTCCTGATGCCCGCGGCCATGGCGGCGGAGAAGGCCGGCTCCCTCACGAACACGATGCGGCTCGTGCAGTGGCACGAGAAGGCCGTCGAGCCGCCGGGCGACGCGCGCTCGGAGCTGTGGTTCGTCCACCAGCTCGCCCGCCGCCTGCGCGACGTCGTCCCGCATCTCCGCTGGGAGTACCCGGAGGACGCCCGCGGCGAGCCCGACGCGCGGGCGG encodes:
- a CDS encoding molybdopterin-dependent oxidoreductase, whose product is MPGLGASLGRGGATTYMQDLVNADAILIMGSNMAEAHPVAFRFVMMARERGAEVIHVDPRFTRTSACASFYAPIRPGTDIAFLGGLIRYVLERGLFREYVEAYTNAGFMVRQDGQQLERGPDGRPVRVGVDHPESVLSVLRRHYAGYTPERVSEVCGTPVADFLRVAEALVRASGRERTACICYAVGWTQHTYGVQNIRAAAILQLLLGNVGRPGGGILALRGHANIQGATDLASLYHVLPGYLPAPREAPEHATQAAYLARETKRAGLWSGLPRYLASLLTAWYGRPDAYDLLPKSDRDRSFQAILEAMDAGEVKGCLVIGQNPAAGAPNAAFARGALRKLEWLVIRDYYELETAAVWKEEGGGTPEECATEVFLMPAAMAAEKAGSLTNTMRLVQWHEKAVEPPGDARSELWFVHQLARRLRDVVPHLRWEYPEDARGEPDARAVLREINGFRVADGSGLEAPADLAGDGSTACGSWIHAGIFPAPDRLRAAARSAGGPEDAGWAWSWPMNRRMLYNRASVDPESGQPWSERKAWRGEVPDGSAEHPFVMLEDGVAQLFAPGLADGPLPRHYEPVESPVRDNVLEATRENPRYRRFAPHGNPLAEPADPRWPFVLTTYRLTEHHLTGVMTRWLPWLAELMPELFCEISPELAEERGIRNGDRVVVATPRGEVRAKALVTLRLRPFRLGARTVHAVGLPWHFGYKGLVRGDVVNDLSAMVADPNVSIQETKAFVCDVRKA